One window of Klebsiella quasivariicola genomic DNA carries:
- a CDS encoding DUF968 domain-containing protein: MRALLTPEIAPRMGVVLLRPSADLMPMFRRGRVLIEPAPEKYSDYATGAIPPATQPLAEDPVLKPVFENKDVILRAGGISSLEAELERHFECQYPHGSWHSENFTLFRHEPGSIRLCWACDNLLRDQYTETLAGIARENLVSWLITVIRSQLGFNEDHQLTIPELCWWLVINNLAHVIPESLARKALRLPEIKHQPVTKESDIVPEPAASEVVQKKILGLRVDPETPESFMLRPKRRRWVNESWTRWVKSQPCVCCNKPADDPHHLIGHGQGGMGTKAHDLFVLPLCRAHHDELHADTVAFEEKHGSQLELLFRFLDRSLAIGVLA; this comes from the coding sequence ATGAGAGCACTACTAACCCCTGAGATTGCCCCACGCATGGGCGTTGTTCTTCTTCGCCCAAGTGCTGATCTCATGCCGATGTTCAGGAGAGGACGGGTACTGATTGAGCCTGCACCGGAAAAATACAGCGACTACGCAACCGGCGCTATCCCTCCCGCCACACAGCCACTGGCAGAAGACCCGGTTTTGAAGCCAGTCTTCGAAAACAAAGACGTCATTCTGCGCGCGGGTGGTATCAGCTCGCTGGAGGCCGAGCTGGAGCGTCATTTTGAATGCCAGTATCCCCATGGCTCATGGCACAGCGAAAATTTTACGCTGTTCCGGCATGAGCCTGGCAGCATCCGCCTTTGCTGGGCCTGCGATAACCTGCTGCGTGATCAGTACACAGAGACGCTGGCAGGCATTGCGCGTGAGAACCTGGTATCCTGGCTGATAACGGTCATCCGCTCACAGCTGGGGTTCAACGAAGACCATCAACTGACGATCCCCGAGTTGTGCTGGTGGCTGGTGATAAACAATCTGGCACACGTAATCCCTGAATCGCTGGCCCGTAAAGCCCTGCGATTGCCGGAAATAAAGCATCAACCAGTGACGAAGGAGAGCGATATTGTGCCGGAGCCAGCGGCGAGCGAAGTGGTGCAGAAAAAAATTCTCGGTCTTCGCGTAGATCCTGAAACGCCGGAATCATTCATGCTGCGACCAAAGCGCCGCCGCTGGGTAAACGAGAGCTGGACGCGCTGGGTTAAGTCCCAGCCGTGTGTCTGCTGTAACAAACCAGCAGATGATCCCCATCACCTGATAGGCCACGGACAAGGTGGAATGGGAACAAAAGCGCATGACCTGTTTGTGTTGCCGCTTTGCAGAGCGCATCACGACGAGTTGCACGCTGACACCGTGGCATTTGAGGAGAAGCACGGCTCACAGCTGGAGCTGCTGTTTCGATTTCTGGATCGTTCGCTGGCAATTGGCGTGCTGGCATAG
- a CDS encoding DUF1133 family protein: MINPSEVGKAGEMVRLKTLEAIWIQGKLRMWGRWSYIGGGSGGNMFNQLLASGKVTKTAINEALRRMKKSGISKPELEAFFREILAGKNKSGLAFCTDDEGLLIDKVLGAVLITGGHKELYHLLVEHYRLRKSKRRIAEELYEKHPDWCFMTCRRRVDTWLSLAESMLYAPMCDAFGTNGDRFYLQSEPETA, encoded by the coding sequence ATGATTAACCCGTCCGAGGTTGGAAAAGCTGGTGAAATGGTCAGGCTGAAAACGCTGGAGGCCATCTGGATTCAAGGGAAGCTGCGCATGTGGGGCCGCTGGTCTTACATCGGCGGCGGTAGTGGCGGCAATATGTTTAACCAGTTACTGGCTTCCGGGAAAGTCACTAAAACAGCCATCAACGAAGCATTACGCCGGATGAAGAAGTCTGGCATCTCGAAGCCAGAGCTTGAGGCGTTTTTTCGTGAAATACTCGCGGGGAAAAACAAAAGCGGCCTGGCCTTCTGTACAGACGATGAAGGACTGCTGATTGATAAGGTACTGGGGGCAGTCCTTATTACGGGTGGTCACAAAGAGCTGTATCACCTGCTGGTGGAGCATTACCGGTTACGGAAGAGCAAACGCCGCATAGCGGAAGAGCTCTATGAAAAGCATCCCGACTGGTGCTTTATGACCTGTAGACGCAGAGTTGATACGTGGCTTAGTTTGGCAGAATCGATGCTGTACGCACCAATGTGTGACGCATTCGGCACAAATGGCGACAGATTTTACTTGCAAAGTGAGCCAGAAACTGCTTGA
- a CDS encoding DNA adenine methylase, with protein MSKPFLKWAGGKYTQLADLFVHIPAGKRLIEPFVGGGSVFLNSEKHADYLLADVNPDLINLYQMLAVVPDEVELKARWMFEHMRSPDGYELIRSEFNAQTLDATERAAAFLYLNRHCFNGLMRYNQANKFNVGWGGYKAPYYPMDEMKAFAAMAHNCVFMTADYRRTISLAGKGDVVYCDPPYEPMPGTTGFTAYAAGGFNWENQIDLAKQCVSAFHRGARVVISNSSAPKVLDLYREHGFNLQFINARRSISCKSSTREVAKDVVAIL; from the coding sequence ATGAGCAAGCCATTTCTCAAATGGGCTGGTGGAAAGTATACCCAGCTGGCTGATCTGTTCGTGCATATCCCGGCAGGGAAACGCCTGATAGAGCCATTCGTTGGTGGTGGGTCTGTGTTCCTGAACAGCGAAAAGCACGCAGATTACCTGCTGGCGGACGTTAACCCGGACCTGATTAATCTGTATCAGATGTTAGCGGTGGTGCCGGATGAAGTGGAATTAAAGGCCCGCTGGATGTTCGAGCACATGCGGTCACCAGATGGCTATGAGCTGATCCGTTCCGAGTTCAACGCTCAGACGCTGGATGCTACTGAACGCGCAGCTGCATTCCTGTATCTCAACCGGCATTGCTTCAATGGCCTGATGCGCTACAACCAGGCGAACAAGTTTAATGTGGGTTGGGGAGGCTACAAGGCCCCGTATTACCCGATGGATGAGATGAAAGCCTTCGCGGCTATGGCGCATAACTGCGTATTCATGACTGCTGATTACCGCCGGACAATCAGCCTGGCCGGGAAAGGGGATGTGGTTTACTGCGATCCGCCTTACGAACCAATGCCGGGAACAACCGGATTCACCGCCTACGCCGCTGGTGGTTTTAACTGGGAGAACCAAATAGACCTGGCGAAGCAATGTGTATCTGCCTTTCATCGTGGGGCTCGGGTCGTGATTTCAAACTCATCCGCCCCGAAGGTTCTCGACCTGTACCGGGAGCATGGTTTTAACCTGCAATTCATCAATGCGCGCCGTTCGATCTCCTGCAAAAGCAGTACGCGGGAAGTCGCAAAAGACGTTGTAGCGATCCTTTAA
- a CDS encoding RusA family crossover junction endodeoxyribonuclease, whose product MKLTLPFPPSVNSYWRAPSKGPLKGRHLVSETGRKFQQAARAAIIEQLRAVPRPSSDLAEVHIVLYPPDQRRRDIDNYNKALFDALTLTGVWEDDSQVKRMLVEWGNIVKKGKVEITIRRFRAAA is encoded by the coding sequence ATGAAACTGACTTTACCATTTCCACCGAGCGTAAATAGTTACTGGCGCGCCCCGAGCAAGGGACCGCTGAAAGGCAGGCATCTGGTAAGCGAGACAGGGCGCAAGTTCCAGCAGGCAGCGAGAGCGGCGATTATTGAGCAACTGCGGGCCGTTCCCCGGCCATCCTCAGATCTGGCTGAGGTTCACATTGTGTTGTATCCGCCGGATCAGCGCCGTCGGGATATCGATAACTACAACAAAGCACTGTTCGATGCCCTGACCCTAACCGGCGTCTGGGAGGATGACAGTCAGGTTAAGCGCATGCTGGTGGAGTGGGGGAACATCGTGAAGAAAGGGAAAGTAGAAATCACCATCCGTCGTTTTCGTGCAGCTGCCTGA
- a CDS encoding YmfL family putative regulatory protein, which produces MNLKEVVKSMCKAYPGGREAMAGALGMTVTQFNNNLYEKNGCRFFEVSELEAMEDISNTSHLAEYFARRRGALLVDVPHLEELDRVDLFSRAMRTSAARGQVDQIIEQALEDGVIERHEAEEIMVHHRRHLAAREEEIAAIITLFSRKKK; this is translated from the coding sequence ATGAACCTCAAAGAAGTCGTGAAATCTATGTGCAAAGCATATCCAGGTGGGCGCGAAGCAATGGCTGGCGCACTGGGAATGACGGTGACGCAGTTTAACAACAACCTTTACGAGAAAAACGGCTGTCGTTTCTTCGAAGTCAGCGAACTGGAAGCGATGGAGGACATCTCGAATACATCTCACCTGGCTGAATATTTTGCCCGCCGTCGTGGTGCTCTGCTGGTGGATGTTCCGCACCTGGAAGAACTGGACCGCGTGGACTTGTTTAGCCGGGCAATGCGTACCTCTGCCGCCAGGGGGCAGGTTGATCAGATTATCGAACAGGCGCTTGAAGATGGCGTTATTGAAAGGCACGAGGCCGAAGAAATCATGGTGCATCACCGCCGTCACCTGGCAGCTCGTGAAGAAGAGATTGCCGCAATCATCACGCTTTTTTCACGCAAAAAGAAGTGA
- a CDS encoding helix-turn-helix domain-containing protein, translated as MRSSLEAISEACRIVGGQAALSRNLGISSPTVNQWTTGIRQIPAERCPAIEKATGGAVTCEELRPDIDWAYLRGAAMRKLNVTASNL; from the coding sequence ATGAGAAGTAGCCTTGAAGCAATCAGTGAAGCCTGCCGCATTGTTGGGGGACAAGCCGCTTTGTCAAGGAATCTAGGCATCTCATCACCAACAGTGAATCAATGGACAACGGGCATTAGGCAAATACCTGCGGAACGATGTCCTGCGATTGAGAAAGCTACTGGTGGTGCTGTCACCTGCGAAGAGCTTCGTCCTGACATTGACTGGGCCTATTTAAGAGGTGCAGCAATGCGAAAGCTTAATGTCACTGCATCAAATTTGTAA
- a CDS encoding DUF4222 domain-containing protein, with product MRELNRCFRDHYGVPVRVIRWEPQTQRVIYLREGYEHECFSPLEQFRRKFREIKDDHEH from the coding sequence ATGCGAGAGCTCAACCGATGCTTCAGAGATCACTACGGAGTCCCGGTCAGGGTCATACGCTGGGAGCCCCAGACACAGCGCGTTATATACCTGCGTGAAGGGTACGAGCATGAATGCTTTAGCCCCCTTGAGCAGTTCAGACGTAAATTCAGAGAAATAAAGGACGATCATGAGCACTAA
- a CDS encoding helix-turn-helix domain-containing protein, with amino-acid sequence MSTKLTGYVWDACASSGMKLSSVAIMARLADFSNDEGVCWPSIATISRQIGAGESTVRTAITALEKEGWLTRTQRRNGNRNASNVYQLNVSKLQKAAFSHLSVSDTSKSDTSKSEPSKSDASKIDPSKFEASESTKKTGFDPSESGGDPSVKSTTDPSDINPSCPDASQPDEQGSADEFLSRHPDAVVYSAAKRQWGSQDDLTCAEFIWGKIISMYELAAESDGEVVRPKEPNWTAWANEVRLMVMQDGRTHKQICSLFKRANKDSFWCKNVLSPSKLREKWDELSLKLSAPLNSSRQESSISRASFDGVDYSLPENSGFRT; translated from the coding sequence ATGAGCACTAAATTAACAGGATACGTCTGGGACGCTTGCGCATCTTCTGGGATGAAACTATCCAGCGTGGCAATCATGGCGCGCCTGGCTGACTTCAGCAACGATGAGGGTGTTTGCTGGCCTTCTATCGCAACCATATCCCGTCAGATTGGCGCTGGTGAGAGTACTGTCAGAACGGCGATTACTGCGCTTGAGAAAGAGGGGTGGCTCACTCGTACGCAACGCCGCAACGGCAACCGTAATGCATCGAACGTCTACCAGCTCAACGTTTCCAAACTACAGAAAGCGGCATTTTCTCACCTGTCAGTTTCTGACACGTCAAAATCTGACACATCAAAATCTGAACCGTCAAAATCTGATGCGTCAAAAATTGACCCCTCAAAATTTGAGGCGTCGGAATCCACCAAAAAAACCGGTTTTGACCCGTCAGAATCTGGGGGGGATCCGTCAGTAAAATCAACTACTGATCCATCAGATATAAATCCTTCTTGTCCGGACGCTTCGCAACCGGACGAACAGGGCTCTGCAGATGAATTTCTGTCACGACATCCTGACGCGGTGGTGTACAGCGCTGCAAAGCGGCAGTGGGGAAGTCAGGACGATTTAACCTGCGCCGAGTTCATTTGGGGGAAAATTATCAGCATGTACGAACTGGCCGCTGAAAGTGATGGTGAGGTAGTTCGGCCTAAAGAACCAAACTGGACCGCATGGGCGAATGAGGTGCGCCTGATGGTGATGCAGGACGGGCGAACCCATAAACAAATTTGCTCACTTTTCAAACGCGCCAACAAAGATTCGTTCTGGTGCAAAAACGTGCTTAGCCCGTCGAAACTTAGGGAAAAATGGGATGAGCTGTCGTTAAAACTTTCTGCTCCACTCAATAGCTCCCGCCAGGAGTCGTCCATTTCGCGAGCCAGCTTCGACGGGGTTGATTACTCATTGCCAGAAAACTCGGGGTTCCGCACATGA